From one Mytilus edulis chromosome 1, xbMytEdul2.2, whole genome shotgun sequence genomic stretch:
- the LOC139529330 gene encoding uncharacterized protein, with protein sequence MACLGGAGGRYSLLQCIVGTRRSNLAEAAKTTAATTAAAAAAATATTAAAKAAVAAKAAKAAAKAAATAAGLDLGDIASHLKNAYFSSLHFSPLSHTLHTYLQWSPLHTTDILFSNSTTLFNTLKSILATAHSHLHSRILHCRTYSTPLHSHIPLSHTAPSHTLYSTQLREREKRSDEQQQKKKNKKENEEKRVTEKQETNTLLSHTSLKDSPHTPLTSLSHTLSSHTLLSNSNTLLSHTLTLSNTLLSHLSLQLQHSPLRHSHTPLTLSNTLL encoded by the exons ATGGCATGCCTTggtggtgctgggggaagatACTCACTCTTACAATGTATAG TTGGAACACGAAGATCTAACCTAGCAGAAGCGGCAAAAACAACCGCAGCAACAAccgcagcagcagcagcagcagcaacaGCAACAacagcagcagcaaaagcagcagTAGCAGCAAAAGCAGCAAaagcagcagcaaaagcagcagcAACTGCTGCTGGGTTAGATCTTGGTGATATAGCTTCTCATCTGAAGAATGCCTACTTCTCATC ACTACACTTTAGTCCACTCTCACACACACTCCATACGTATCTGCAATGGTCTCCACTGCACACCACTGATATACTCTTCTCAAACTCCACTACACTGTTCAACACTCTCAAGTCCATACTCGCAACTGCACACTCCCACCTCCACTCTCGCATACTCCACTGTCGCACATACTCTACTCCACTCCACTCACACATACCACTATCACATACTGCACCCTCGCACACACTCTATTCCACTCAACTT AGAGAGCGAGAGAAGAGAAGCGATGAGCAGcagcagaagaagaagaacaAGAAGGAAAACGAAGAGAAAAGAGTTACAGAAAAACAGGAAACGAAT ACTCTCCTCTCACACACCTCTCTTAAAGACTCTCCTCACACACCTCTTACCTCTCTATCTCACACACTCTCCTCTCACACACTTCTCTCCAACTCCAACACTCTCCTCTCACACACTCTCACCCTCTCAAACACTCTCCTCTCACACCTCTCTCTCCAACTCCAACACTCTCCTCTCAGACATTCTCACACACCTCTCACCCTCTCAAACACTCTCCTCTGA